The Staphylococcus simiae genome includes the window GATATTCTAAAATACAAACAACGTTCTTTCACATTATTCCTAATTTAACCAGTAATGTGTTGGCATTGGTATCAGCTGATTTCGGTAAAATTATGCTGAGTATTTCAGGTTTGGCATTTTTAGGGTTAGGTATTAAACCTCCAACTCCAGAACTTGGAACAATCTTATTTGATGGTAAAAGCTTTTTTAATAGTGCACCATGGCTATTTTTCTTTCCAGGGCTATTGTTAGGAGGTTATGCGTACTTATGTCAAATGATTCACAACAACATCAATCAATAAACAATGCAGTAGAAGTTGAACAATTAACCATTTATAACAATAATCAAGCCTTATTAAAATCATTGTCAATGACAGTTAAATTTGGTGAATTCCATGCTATTGTTGGTGAGAGTGGTAGTGGCAAGTCATTATTAGTACGTACAATTTTAAATATGCGACATTCCCAATTAGAATATCAAGGACATGTCAGTATCAATTTGAATGAAACGGATGCAGTATTTCAAGATGCTAATAGCAATATGTTTAGTAATGTAACGATACAAAAACATTTCAATGCAGTGTATCGGACAATACAGTCATCAGTATCAAAGGTGCAGCAACAACAACAAATAGAATCGTTGTTGCTACAATTAGGTTTTTCAAATCCTAAGACAGTGCTTAACAGTTACCCATTTCAATTAAGCGGTGGTATGGCGCAACGTGTTGCGTTTGTATTAGCAATGGTTCGACACCCTAAAATATTAATATTAGATGAACCAACAAGTGCACTGGATATAAAAAATAGTAACGTTTTTATGCATTATCTAATGGATATTGTCAAACAACAACAAATGACAGTTATTTTTATTACTCATGATTTTAATCTCGTTCGTCAGTATGCAACTGAAGTCAGTATTATGAAAAGTGGTGAAATAATTGAAAGTGGCAGTGTGAAGGATGTCTTAAGTGCACCCAAAGAAGACTATACACAACAACTCATTGATATAGCTAACAGGAGGGCTTACTACTATGCTGACAATTAACAATCTAACCAAGGTTTGGGGACAAGACAAAAATATCATCGAGCAGTTGAATGTGACGATGACAGCACAACATATATTAATTTGTGGTCAAAGTGGTAGTGGCAAGTCTACGTTAGCTAAGATTATTGCTGGTATTGATATGGATTATAGTGGGCAATTGCTTTATAACGGCATTGAAAGAAATGAGTATACTACGAAACAGTGGATGAAACATATTCAATATGTTCCCCAGTATCAACGTGACACCTTGAATGGTAGACAGACAGTAAGGCAGGTTTTGCTTACACCTTTAAAAAACTTTGGCTTTAAACGACAAGGTTTTCAACAGAGAATTAATAACGTAATGAAACAATGTCAGTTATCAAAATCACTATTACAACAACGCGTTGATACACTGAGTGGTGGACAATTTCAGCGGCTATGGATTGCCAAAGCATTAATATGTGAGCCGGATATTTTAATTTTAGATGAAGCGACTACTAATTTAGATGTTATAAATGAAGAAAAAGTGATTGAAATGTTACAACAGCAAAGTAATATTCAAATGATTATTATTAGTCATGATGCCTATGTATTACAGTCATTTATCGGGCAACGTCTTGATTTAACAGTACGTGAGATGAAATGATAAACCGAGTATACTACTTATATATACAATCAGTTGTTTCATACAGCATAAGATGTGACGATTAATGATGAGCTATCTCGACGGAGATAGCTATTTTTGTATTAAAAAATAGTTTAGTAAATTATGATTCTTTAACTTTTAGAACCGATTAATTAAATGCAAATTAAAATCATAAAAATATAAAAGAATTTGATGCCGATATTCCTGAGATAGGGATGCAACACAGGATAAATGAATAAATAATTTTTATAAACTCAAAAGTTGGGCATTGAGTCCTCGGCAAAGAAAAATCTGATAATAAATTCACACTATAATGTATAAGCTGGGATAAGAGATAATTAAGATTTTTAGTCTGATTTGTTTGAGGACCTAAATTACAATGTACAACAAAGAAAAGTGTTTTTTATTGTCATCTTGAAAATAAAGGAACAAATATGTCACTCAAAGTCAGTCACAGCAGTACTTCCTAGCGTAAAACTATAATTTAAAAACTTTAATTGTTCAAATAATAGTCGAATTTTAAAATTTTTTTATCAAAATCTCTTTATATCTAAAAAAACATATACTATAATGTTTGTGAAATAATTCACAAAGTTAAAGGAGAGGTTGATATGGGAACTGTATCAGAAAAAGAACGACGAGGGACTGAAGAACAAGTAGCAAATATGATTAATGCTTTGGCTGCCAAAGGTCAAGCAGCTTTAAAAGCATTATCTAAAAAATCACAACAAGAAATTGACCATATTGTACATCAAATGAGTCTAGCAGCTGTAGATCAACACATGACATTAGCAAAAATGGCGTATGAAGAAACTGGGCGTGGCGTATATGAAGATAAAGCAATTAAAAATTTATATGCTTCAGAATATATTTGGAATTCTATTAAAAATAATAAAACGGTCGGTGTTATAGGAGAAGATGAGCAGAAAGGTTTAACTTATGTTGCCGAGCCAGTTGGTGTTATCTGTGGTGTTACACCAACTACTAACCCAACATCAACAACGATATTTAAAGCGATGATAGCCATTAAAACAGCTAATCCAATCATTTTTGCTTTTCACCCAAGTGCACAACAATCATCTAAACGAGCTGCTCAGGTTATTTTAGACGCAGCAATTGCAGCAGGTGCTCCACAAGATTGCATTCAATGGATTGACGAACCTTCTATCGAAGCAACAAAGCAACTGATGAATCATAAAGATATTGCATTAGTATTAGCAACTGGTGGTTCTGGCATGGTGAAATCAGCATATTCAACAGGGAAACCTGCTTTAGGTGTTGGACCAGGAAATGTACCGACTTATATTGAAAAAACAGCATATATTAAACGTGCGGTTAATGATATTATTGGCTCTAAAACATTTGATAACGGTATGATATGTGCGTCTGAACAAGTTATGGTTGTTGATAAAGAAGTTTACACCGACGTAGTGAATGAATTTACATCACATGGTACATACTTTGTTAAACAAGAAGAATTGAAACAACTTGAAGATGTTGTAATGAATGATCATAAAACAGCTGTTAAACCTGATATTGTTGGTAAATCAGCAGTAGCCATTGCGGAGCTTGCAGGCATTAAAGTGCCAACGGATACTAAGTTATTAATTGTAGAACTTGAAGGTGTTGGAGCAGATTATCCGTTATCTCGTGAGAAATTATCTCCAGTATTGGCGATGGTTAAAGCACAATCACACGATGATGCTTTTCAAATATGTAAACAAACATTACAATTTGGAGGTTTAGGACATACTGCTGTCATACACACAGAAAATAGTGATTTACAACAAGCCTTTGGGTTAACAATGAAAGCATGTCGTGTACTAGTTAATACGCCATCAGCTGTTGGAGGTATTGGAGATATGTATAATGAATTAATTCCATCATTAACATTAGGTTGTGGTTCTTATGGTCATAATTCAGTGTCACATAATGTGAGTGCAGTAGATTTATTAAATATTAAAACAATTGCTAAACGTCGCAATAATATGCAATGGTTTAAATTACCTCCAAAAGTATATTTTGAAGAACATGCCATTATGTATTTAACAGAGATGGATCATATCGACAAAGTTATGATTGTAACTGACCCAGGCATGGTTAAATTTGGTTATGTGGATACTGTCGAAAGTGTCTTAAGACGTCGAGTGCCACAACCGAAAATTAAAGTATTTAGTGATGTTGAACCAAATCCATCAACAAATACAGTTTACAAAGGATTAGACATGTTTATTGATTTCCAACCAGATGTTGTCATTGCACTTGGTGGAGGCTCAGCAATGGATGCTGCTAAAGCAATGTGGATGTTCTTTGAGCATCCAGAAACATCATTCTTTGGAGCGAAACAAAAATTCTTAGATATTCGTAAACGAACATATAAAATTGGCAAACCAGAACATGCTAAACTTATTTGTATACCAACTACTTCAGGAACAGGTTCTGAAGTAACACCATTTGCTGTTATCACTGATAGTGAGACACATGTGAAATATCCATTAGCAGATTATGCGTTAACACCAGATATCGCTATTGTTGATCCACAATTTGTAATGAGTGTACCTAAAAGTGTAACAGCAGATACTGGTATGGATGTATTAACACATGCTATTGAATCATATGTATCTGTTTTGGCATCTGATTATACAAGAGGATTAAGCTTACAAGCGATTAAGTTAACATTTGACTACTTGAAATCGTCAGTGGATCAAGGTGATAAAGTGTCACGTGAAAAAATGCATAATGCATCAACAATGGCCGGAATGGCATTTGCTAATGCGTTTTTAGGTATTTCACACTCCATAGCGCATAAAATTGGCGGCGAGTATGGTATACCACATGGTAGAACCAATGCAATCTTATTACCTCATGTGATTCGTTATAATGCTAAAGACCCGCAAAAACACGCTTTATTCCCTAAATATGATTTCTTTAGAGCGGATAAAGATTATGCTGATATTGCTAGATTTTTAGGTTTAGAAGGACAAACAACTGAAGAATTAGTCGAAGCATTGGCAACAGCAGTGTATAACTTAGGTTGCTCAGTAGGTATTGATATGAATTTAAAAGCACAAGGTGTCACAGAAGAAGTGCTAGCATCAACAATTGATCGCATGGCAGAATTAGCATTTGAAGATCAATGTACGACTGCTAATCCAAAAGAACCGTTAATCAGTGAGTTAAAAGGTATTATCCAAACAGCATATGATTATGAACAATAATGACTTATTGCTAATAGCTAGACTGAATTATTACACGATATAGTATAGTTTGAAATTATCTCGAGATGATCATAAATAATGATGGTCTCGAGATTTTTTGTAATATAAGGATTCTAAGACAGAACGTATGCTGTAAGTAATATGATGTGATTGTTAGTAATTGTCTGTATGATGAACTATTAAGAAATCACTGCTTTATCATCCCTGCGAGCCTTGTCAGGGTGGCTTTACGACATAAATTTTTTGACAATGATTACTGTCCTATCATCCTGGTGGGGTCTTGTTAGTGTGCATGGGCGATATAAATTTTTGAAAAATGATTGCTGTGCTACTCCGCGCTGTATGATCTATTTGAAATGGACTCAACCTCACATAAAAGTAAAGTTAAGTCAGATTGTTGAAGTTGAATACAAAATCAATCATACGAAGGTGTTTTACTATTTGAATTGTTAAAAGTTGTAAACGATATTCAAGGATAGACACTGGTATTAATCCTTTGTCTTATTTGTCTGAGGAAGTGTTTTGACAAAAGTAAATAAAGCGATAGTTTGTATCACTACAAGAATCATCAAGCCAATACGAACTGGCCAAATAGGAACTACTAGTATAGAAAAGCCGATAACAATATAGAGACTTAACAAAATTTTGAATTTCTGAGGTAGTGTATATCCTCGGTGTAAGTAGAAATTTTCAACATATTCTTTATATATTTTTTGTCGAACCAACCAGTTATAAAAACGCTCTGAACTTCTAGCAAAGCAGAAAACGGCTACAAGTAGAAATGGGGTTGTCGGTAGTAATGGTAAAACGGCACCAGCGATACCTAATCCAGTGAAGATGATACCGATAATTAATAGAATAATTCGCACAAGTGAAACCTCCAAACTGTTAATACAATGCTTAAGTTAATTATCACTAACTTATTCTATCATCTTAATGATAATAATTCTCAAATGCATTTTACTATATTATGTATTTTAACAATAAGTTTAGCAATACTTTTTATAAATTAAATATTTAACAGTAGAGATGATGACAGCAGGAATATCAATGACGAAAAATGACTGAGCTAATGATTTTCATTTGTGTAAACGCTTACTATATAATGACTATTGTAACATCATTACTTTAAGTCATACGTTTACTACATACAAAGGAGAGATAAAAATGACAGTGAACATTCAAGATTATATTGCCCAGGATTACGGTTTGTTTATCAACGGAGAATTTGTTAAAGGTAGTAGTAATGATACAATCGCAGTGACGAATCCAGCTACTGGAGAAACACTTTCACATATTACAAAGGCGACAAATGAAGATGTCGATACAGCAGTTAAAGCAGCACAAAATGCCTTTGAATCATGGAGCTTAACTTCTAAAACGGAACGTGCACAATTATTACGTCAAATTGG containing:
- a CDS encoding ATP-binding cassette domain-containing protein encodes the protein MSNDSQQHQSINNAVEVEQLTIYNNNQALLKSLSMTVKFGEFHAIVGESGSGKSLLVRTILNMRHSQLEYQGHVSINLNETDAVFQDANSNMFSNVTIQKHFNAVYRTIQSSVSKVQQQQQIESLLLQLGFSNPKTVLNSYPFQLSGGMAQRVAFVLAMVRHPKILILDEPTSALDIKNSNVFMHYLMDIVKQQQMTVIFITHDFNLVRQYATEVSIMKSGEIIESGSVKDVLSAPKEDYTQQLIDIANRRAYYYADN
- a CDS encoding ATP-binding cassette domain-containing protein; protein product: MLTINNLTKVWGQDKNIIEQLNVTMTAQHILICGQSGSGKSTLAKIIAGIDMDYSGQLLYNGIERNEYTTKQWMKHIQYVPQYQRDTLNGRQTVRQVLLTPLKNFGFKRQGFQQRINNVMKQCQLSKSLLQQRVDTLSGGQFQRLWIAKALICEPDILILDEATTNLDVINEEKVIEMLQQQSNIQMIIISHDAYVLQSFIGQRLDLTVREMK
- the adhE gene encoding bifunctional acetaldehyde-CoA/alcohol dehydrogenase, with translation MGTVSEKERRGTEEQVANMINALAAKGQAALKALSKKSQQEIDHIVHQMSLAAVDQHMTLAKMAYEETGRGVYEDKAIKNLYASEYIWNSIKNNKTVGVIGEDEQKGLTYVAEPVGVICGVTPTTNPTSTTIFKAMIAIKTANPIIFAFHPSAQQSSKRAAQVILDAAIAAGAPQDCIQWIDEPSIEATKQLMNHKDIALVLATGGSGMVKSAYSTGKPALGVGPGNVPTYIEKTAYIKRAVNDIIGSKTFDNGMICASEQVMVVDKEVYTDVVNEFTSHGTYFVKQEELKQLEDVVMNDHKTAVKPDIVGKSAVAIAELAGIKVPTDTKLLIVELEGVGADYPLSREKLSPVLAMVKAQSHDDAFQICKQTLQFGGLGHTAVIHTENSDLQQAFGLTMKACRVLVNTPSAVGGIGDMYNELIPSLTLGCGSYGHNSVSHNVSAVDLLNIKTIAKRRNNMQWFKLPPKVYFEEHAIMYLTEMDHIDKVMIVTDPGMVKFGYVDTVESVLRRRVPQPKIKVFSDVEPNPSTNTVYKGLDMFIDFQPDVVIALGGGSAMDAAKAMWMFFEHPETSFFGAKQKFLDIRKRTYKIGKPEHAKLICIPTTSGTGSEVTPFAVITDSETHVKYPLADYALTPDIAIVDPQFVMSVPKSVTADTGMDVLTHAIESYVSVLASDYTRGLSLQAIKLTFDYLKSSVDQGDKVSREKMHNASTMAGMAFANAFLGISHSIAHKIGGEYGIPHGRTNAILLPHVIRYNAKDPQKHALFPKYDFFRADKDYADIARFLGLEGQTTEELVEALATAVYNLGCSVGIDMNLKAQGVTEEVLASTIDRMAELAFEDQCTTANPKEPLISELKGIIQTAYDYEQ
- a CDS encoding YbaN family protein, with amino-acid sequence MRIILLIIGIIFTGLGIAGAVLPLLPTTPFLLVAVFCFARSSERFYNWLVRQKIYKEYVENFYLHRGYTLPQKFKILLSLYIVIGFSILVVPIWPVRIGLMILVVIQTIALFTFVKTLPQTNKTKD